Genomic segment of Bartonella bacilliformis KC583:
TGCTGTAAAAGAAATTTCATCTAAAACGCGTTCCATCACTGTTTGCAAACGACGGGCTCCAATATTTTCAATCCTTGCATTTAAATCAACAGCAATATCAGCTAAAGTATCAATAGCATCGTCAGTAATTTCTAAATGCACATCTTCTGTTGCCATTAAAGCAATATATTGCTTAATCAAACTGGCCTCAGGCTCGGTAAGAATACGCCGTAAATCTTCTTTCGTTAAAGCATTTAACTCCACACGAATAGGCAAACGACCTTGCAGCTCTGGCAATAAATCAGATGGCTTAGATACATGAAATGCACCAGAAGCAATGAAGAGAATGTGATCTGTTTTTATCTGCCCATATTTGGTAGCAACTATTGTTCCTTCAACCAAAGGCAAAAGATCTCTTTGTACCCCCTCACGCGAGATAGCGGCACCAGCTCCGCCATCTTGGGTTGCAATTTTGTCAATTTCATCAATAAAAACAATCCCATCATTTTCAGTAATGCACAATGCTTCTTGAATAATTTGATCTTGATCAAGAAGCTTTTCAGATTCATCATCAATTAATGGTTTGAAAGCATCCTTCACAGTTGTTTTACGTATTTTTGTACGACCACCAATCTTACCAAAAATATCTGACAAATTCATAATGCCCATTTGTGCACCTGGCATGCCAGGAATATCAAAAGTTGGCGCACTATTATTGCTATTATTAGCTACTTCAATCTCAATTTCTTTGTCATCCAATTCGCCTGCACGCAATTTCTGACGAAAATTGTCACGCGTAGCAGGACTTGCCGTTTTGCCAACAAGAGCTTCTAAGACTCGCTCTTCAGCATTAATATGCGCTCTTTCTTGCACCTCATCGCGTTTTTTTTCACGCACAAGAGAAATTGCTATTTCAACAAGATCACGAATAATCTGTTCAACATCACGCCCGACATAACCAACTTCTGTAAATTTAGTAGCTTCTACTTTCACAAAAGGCGCCCCAGCAAGTTTCGCTAATCGACGCGCTATCTCTGTTTTACCGACTCCTGTTGGCCCTATCATCAAAATATTTTTTGGCATCACTTCTTCACGTATCTGCCCTTCAAGTTGTTGTCGACGCCATCGATTGCGCAATGCGATAGCAACAGAACGCTTTGCATCCTTTTGGCCGATAATAAAACGATCAAGTTCAGAAACAATTTCACGAGGGGAAAACACAACACACATTTAAATAACTTTCTCCAAAGAAGACAACTCTGTATCCAATGTTTCAATGGTAAAATTGTCATTGGTATAAACACAAATTTCAGCAGCAATATTCATGGCTTTACGTGCAATAGCTTCTGCATCTAAATCCATATCCATAAGTGCCCGCGCAGCTGACAGAGCAAAATTACCCCCAGAACCAATCGCCATAATCCCATCTTTTGGCTCTAATACATCACCAAGGCCTGTTAAAACTAAGGTTGTTTTTTTATCAGCTACAAGCATCATCGCCTCAAGACGACGCAAATAGCGATCAGTACGCCAATCTTTTGCAAGTTCTACACATGCACGCATAAGCTGATTAGGATACTGCTCGAGCTTCATTCCTAAACGTTCTAACAATGTGAAAGCATCAGCCGTAGCCCCTGCAAAACCAGCAATAACTGTTCCATCTTTCCCAAGACGGCGCACTTTGCGTGCATTGCTTTTCATAATTGTTTGCCCAAGCGAAACCTGACCATCACCAGCTATAACAACTTTGCTACCTTTTCGTACAGTGATAATAGTTGTCCCATACATTCTATCAGGCTTATGTTCTCTCATAAGCTACTCCTTAATATTACTTCCCTT
This window contains:
- the hslU gene encoding ATP-dependent protease ATPase subunit HslU codes for the protein MCVVFSPREIVSELDRFIIGQKDAKRSVAIALRNRWRRQQLEGQIREEVMPKNILMIGPTGVGKTEIARRLAKLAGAPFVKVEATKFTEVGYVGRDVEQIIRDLVEIAISLVREKKRDEVQERAHINAEERVLEALVGKTASPATRDNFRQKLRAGELDDKEIEIEVANNSNNSAPTFDIPGMPGAQMGIMNLSDIFGKIGGRTKIRKTTVKDAFKPLIDDESEKLLDQDQIIQEALCITENDGIVFIDEIDKIATQDGGAGAAISREGVQRDLLPLVEGTIVATKYGQIKTDHILFIASGAFHVSKPSDLLPELQGRLPIRVELNALTKEDLRRILTEPEASLIKQYIALMATEDVHLEITDDAIDTLADIAVDLNARIENIGARRLQTVMERVLDEISFTAPDKAGTSFKVDATYVRQSVGELASDVDLSRFIL
- the hslV gene encoding ATP-dependent protease subunit HslV; protein product: MREHKPDRMYGTTIITVRKGSKVVIAGDGQVSLGQTIMKSNARKVRRLGKDGTVIAGFAGATADAFTLLERLGMKLEQYPNQLMRACVELAKDWRTDRYLRRLEAMMLVADKKTTLVLTGLGDVLEPKDGIMAIGSGGNFALSAARALMDMDLDAEAIARKAMNIAAEICVYTNDNFTIETLDTELSSLEKVI